The genomic region TCGAGCGCGAGCTCGAAGACCAGCAGTTCGACCAAGCCGATTTCGAGCTCGATCGCATCCAAGAGACGCTATCGGACGATGCGCTGGCCGAGCAAGAGGTCTTCGAAGATGTCACTGGCGAACTCACGCAAGGAGGGACGTTTAGAGACGTGCCCGGACAGGCGATCTGGGATGATAGCGAAACACTGAGCCGCGTCGCTGGTGAGCAACTCGCTGAAGAGCCGACACCCGACGCCATCGAGGATACACTCGAGCTGATCGAGCAAACCCGGCCGGAAGTATTCGACGACGCCACGACCGAAGCGCCTCAGGGCGTGTCTGAGAGTATCGTTCAGCAGCCAACCGATGCCGTCGATCATGTTGGCGGCATCGCAGTTGGTCCAGGACTCGGTAGCGGCCCTCGAGCGCCAGTACTCCCAGACCAACCCGCGTTCGAAGAGCAGATCCTCGACCGGGGTGCGGTCCCGCCGCTGGTTGATGATGCCGTGCGGCTCGGTCCCGGAGAAGAAATCGTCCACGAACAGCCGTCAGCAATTCCGGAAACGCCACGCGAGCGGGTCGATTCTCATCTCCGAGAGGGTTTACACGAGCGCCTCGCGGACGACGTCGTCCAACAACCCCAGGGGCGCATCGATGTCGATGTGCCACCGATGGAGCAGCAACAGCCGGACGTCGGTGCGCCAATGGCACCTGAGCTTCGGACGGGAGTGGCACCATCCGACGAGTTCGTGAGCCCACTCTCACCCACTCAGGTTGAGGCCGACACCGAGGTCGCGAACCCACAAGAACACCAAGTGGCATTCGAGACGCCGTTCGTCACCCCTCAGGTCCATCAGACTGGTCGACAGGGTCGCCCGCCGCTTCGGGTGCCGATGCCCGATCTCGATGCCGAAGACGGGGCTGAAGGCGAGGTCCCCGGCTGGCAACAGGGCGACTATTTCAACCCGTTCGCTGGGCCGGGAGAGATCCTTGGCATCGGCGCTCCTGGCCAATCGCCGATGCAGGGCCTGTTCGGAGGAGGTGGCCAGCGTGGATAGAGCGCAAACGTCGCTCCCGTACATGCTGCTCCTGGGAGCTGTGTCGTTTGTCCTGATGACCTACCTCTACGTTGTCCTGGACCCGGTCGTCACCGAGATCGTCGGGACATCGGCCTGGCAGGATGGATCCGAGGAGACGATGGCCGGACGAGAGCGTCTTCTGGCGATGTGGGACGTTGCGCTGATTCTCGGCCTGACTGGTATCGGTCTCACTATCCTGTGGGCCTCACGGAGGGGAGTCTGATGCTGATCCTGCGCGTGATCGTCGTGATCGTCGGCCTCTTCACGCTCGTGTTGATGGGGCTGATGGTCGGGCTCGTCGTCGACCCGCTCTTCGAGGAGGTGATCGCCAACGATGCAGTCGAGTCGATGGGGATGGACCAGAGCCTGCGCGTTGCGATGATGATTGGTATGGGGATGGTCCTGCCGCTGCTCGGCGTGGCGGCGCTCATCTGGCTGCACACATCTGGACTGAAACACGACGTCGGACACCGGAGGTACTGATCATGACGACAGATGACCTGAAACGGCTCCAGGAAGAGGCGCTCGCAGAGGCGAATCGTGAACTGAACGCTGCGGCACGCACACGAATCCAGACCAATGATTGACGAACAGAAGATCCGGGAGATCGTCCAAGACGAGCTCCAGAAGGCAGATGCATCGACAGCAGACGAACAAGACAGCGGAGGATACAGCCGGCGAAACATCTTGCAGGGGGCAGGCCTCTTCGGCTTCGGATCCCTCGCAGCAACGGCAGTTGGACGCGGAGGTATCGGCCAGGCCAGTGCCAACAACGGTGATGCTCTCTACGGCATTGATCAGATCGGGCTACCAGACGATCGCGTCGAGACACTCTACGTCGACGAGGTTGACAGCGTCCTCGAGGCCGGAACGCTGGACGGAGATCTCGACGCAGACGGGTACGATATCCAGAACGCTGGATCGGTCAGTACAGAGGAGGCAGATGTCGACGAGGCATTAGTGTCTCTTTTGAGGGACGGCGAAGCCAGAGTTGATCGGCGCGAAGTCTATGCTATCGAATTAACGGGACAAGGAGGATTTGACGAGACAATAGATGTGCCTCTCTCTGATGGAGTCACAACGATTGTTAGGGCAAAAGATATCGACGATGAGACTGGCAATGTCGAGATCCGATTGCAGTGGGGAGACAGGCAGAGCGACCGCTATACTTTCCTCCATCGGAATGAGCAAGGGGAGACTGATAGAGAGGACAATGCCACATCATGGGCTCTGCTCACGCATCACGATGGGGACCGCAATGTCACATCTGGCGAGTGGACTATTCGTCAAACAAACGATGCTGCGGAAATATCAGGCAGTGGCTATGATATGTTTGGCGAAGAGCACGAAGCTCTAACAGCCGGCGGATTAAGTGGAACCAAAGAAGAGGACGAAATCCGTCTCGTCACCAATAACGATCCGTCGAGTGATAGTGATTTCAGTTGGGAGTTCCAAATTTTAATCGTGGATGGTGGTTTGGGAAACTGATGAATGCCACCACTGATTTCGACGGTGGTGGGGGCGTATTATTATGAATGTGAAGTTTGAAACTTACGACGAAAACGGGACACCCCCCTCAGAATACGACTCATACGGAATGTTTCGTCTGGATGGAGTCGCAGGACAGACGGTTAATTTTGTCTGGGACAATGTGGATGACATCCGGGATGACCGCGTTCCGAGTGATTATAATCTCCTATGGACGACAGATGTGGATGACCCGGATAGCTGGCAACGATTCGAGGACAGTCCCCCTATTTGGTCCAAGTCATTTGGTCCAGACGAAAACACGGTTTACGTCCTCATATGGCCGTCATTGAACTACCAAAACACAGTCGATTATGCCCAAAAACTCGACGAACACGACGAAGTAACTCTTGATGTTATAGGGCAAAGCCAGGAGGGGCGTGATGTCTACCGAATGGCTATCTCAGACCCTGAAGTTCCTGACAGTGACAAATTAAAATTCCCAATATTCTCAAGAATCCATCCGGGTGAATCTTTGATAAGTTACACTTTTGAGGGTATGGTTGATTACATCCTTGACGTCTTCCAGGACCCTGATATTGAGTTCGAGGAGGACTACAATTTCCTTTGTTACCCGCATCTACATCCCGATGGAATGTATCATGGTTGGGACCGCTACGATGCCGACGAAAGGGACTTTAATCGGGTCTGGGAAGAGGAGACTCCCCCTGCCCCGATTGATGACATTCGCTCGGACATCGAGGATATGCCGGGAGAGCCAGATTGGTTAGTCGATCTCCACTGTGCAACGCACACCGATCAGGACGCAGCTCTATACCATCCCGATGCTCCAAACGCTGACGAGATGGATATAATCGAGGCTGTGGCCGATAAATCGCTATCGATGAGCGACACGAAAGCATGGGACACTGAGGGGGGAACGACTACTTGGTGGTATGAGAAGCACGGGAGACCGGGAGTGTTGAGCGAGACATGGACTTACTACGACTACGAATTGGACGAACTCAGAGAGGAGGGGGAAAACTTCATGAAGGAATTGACAACGACTGTTGACTCCTGAGGCGCACTTTGCACGAGACTCATTCCTGACTGTCGTGGAATAAACGTTCGATCCACCACCTGAGCCACCACGCGAGTTACCACTGATCCGATGTTTTGAGAGTCTACTTGATGTTTGCCCGCGCATGGCTTCGACCGTTTTCACATGTTACAGCTAAGGCGGCCAGCACAGGGACACGATGGGATCTGACACAGGACTCAGCCGGAAACAGCGCGTCCTCTTAGTCCTGGCTGGCGCGCTTTTCGTCCTCGTGCTTCCACTTCTCGTCAACGCAGCACTCTCATCGCTCTACACCGCTGAGCCCGGGATTACGTACGATTCCAGCGACGGCCCACAGATCGAGTTAGCGACCGAACTCGAGAGTGACGCCGCCGAGCCCTTCCCCGAAGAGAACACCGTCGACATGAGCCCGCAGGCCGAGTTCTACAGTGACGGCCCGACTCAGGCGACCGTCGACCAGTTCGGCGACGACGGGTCACAGACACAGCTCTCGGATCTGAACGTCTCTGATCACCAGCTCGAGATCGATGTCGGCGATCGCGAGCGCGTGGCTATCCAGGGCGACGCGGACGAGATCGCGTTCAACGATCCGGACGTGGACGCGGGCGAGGTGATGACCGTCACCCAGTCGGGCACCAGCGAGATCTCCATCTGGGGTGTCGACGACGAACTCGTCGCTGTTATCGACTCGGACAGTCAGGAGATTATCGAGTGGGTCGAGCCCGACGACGGGATCGTGACGTTCGACGTCGACGGTGACCGCTCGATCGAGATGTTATCGGGAGAACCGCCTGTGATCGATTCCGACAGCGCCGAACCTGTCGGCGACCAGGACGAGTTCCCCGAGTCGTTGCAGGTTGACGTCGAATCCGGCTCCGGAATTGACGAAGACCTTGACGTCGAGTTCGAGCTGAACGGTGAAGACGTCGGCAGCGATACCGTCACCGGTTCCGGGACGGCATCCACCTCAGTTGACGTCGACGACGTCGGAACACACACGTGGACAGTGACCGTTACGAACGAATTCGGCGACACGTCGACTGAAGAGTTCGAGTTCGAACTCGACGACACACCACCAGAGATCGATCGCGACAGCGCCGAGCCCGTCGGCGACCTCTCGACGATGCCCGACGACCTCAGCGTCGACATCGCACCCGGAACAGACTTTGCGAGCGAGTTCGAGGCCGAGTTCGAGCTCAACGGCGAGTCAGTCGGCACCGACAGCTTCGACGGATCAGGGACTGCGTCAGTCCCATTCGACGAAGAGGACGGTGGCTCACACACCTGGTCGGTGACCGTCACCGACGAGTTTGGACAGTCGTCAACTGAAGAGTTCGAGTTCGCCTTCCCAGACGAACTCATCATCCGCGACGTCACCACGGCCGAGGTCATCAACGAGGCGAACGTCACAGTCGAGTTCTTCAGCGGCGAGTTAGTGACTGAGGCGCAGACGACCGACGGCGTCATCGATATGGGGGGTGTGCCGGTTGAGGAGAACCTGATCGTTTCCATCGACGCCGAAGGCTACCACAGCCGGACAACGATCATTCCCTCCATCCTCGAGCAGCAGACCGCTTGGATGCTCGACCAAGACGAAGACTCCGTCCTCAACGAGTTCGAGATCAACGACGAGACCGGCAGCTTCCAGACCGGAGAAACGCGTCTCGAGATCAGTCGCCCGATCCCTGATGAAGACACTGACGAGCGCACGTTCGAGGTCGTTGCTGGCGATTACTTCGGTGCAGATGGTGTCTTCCCCGTCGAACTCGCCACGGGGCAGCGCTACCAGCTTGCGGTCGTCAACGACGACGGCGAGCGCCGATCCGTCGGGACATACACCCCACGGACAGACGGCCTTCGAACGATCGACATCGGATCCACATCGTGGAGTCTCGGCGACGACGAGAGTTACGCAACCGAGGCACGATACACGACCGAGGAGATCGACGGTGAGGAGGTCGATCATATCATCTTCGAGTTCGGCGATCCCGAGAATCGCGTTTCGGACTTGGAAGTCCGCGTCGAGGACCGATTCAACAGTTCGAACGTGATCCACGACGAGTCCGTCGCCGATCCAAGTGACTACCGGCTCGTTCTCCCGCTCGAGGAGGACCAAACAGACACACAATGGGTTATCAACTACAGCGCAACCGTCGACGGAGAAGTACGGCAAGCCAAGATGCCAGTCGGGCCTTCGGAGGACATCCCCCTCCCCATGGACGCACAATGGCTCCAGACGCTCGTGATCGTCGCGCTTGTCGTGCTTGCCGCGGCGTTCCCCGGCCCACTGTCCTCCATCGGCGGCGCCGTCGTCGTCTCGATGGCCGGTCTCGCCATGATGGCTGGCTGGCTTGGGATCCCCGTCTCCGCCTGGTTCGTCGCCGCGACGATCGCGGCGTTGGGCATCCTACGAGCGAGGGAGGCTGAAACGATATGAAGGGACTCCAGATCGCCGCCTTCGTGTTCTGTTTCAGCCTCTCGATCGGCTTACTCGCCGGCCTCGGGTGGTTCGACGTCGTCGGGACGCAGCCCGATCCCGGGATCGACAACACCGACGCCGTCGAAGAAGAGGCTGAAGAGGTCGAAGCAGGTGGAGAGAGCAGCCGGGATGAAGGCATCCTCGGCACCATTGGGGCAGTCAACGACGTGATCAACACCCTCAGGACGTTAACAGTGCAGACCGGGTCAGCCCTGACGAATCTGGGGGTCCCGGCGCCGATCGCGTACGCGATCCACTCTGTCGTCGCGCTCGCGCTCCTGGTCACGATGCTCGAGATCATCCGTGGTATGAGGTTCGGAACATGAGAGGCGATCGCGAGTGGTACCGGTATCTCGGTGAGGGAGAGTTCTGGGATGCGCTCTTTCAGCCACACATCGACACGGTCGGAACCGCCGGTCTGGCGATGCTTATCGGAGTGCCGCTGATCCTCTCGCTCTACGCCTGGACGGGGACGTTCCTCATTCCAGCAATCATCCTGGCACTGTTCGGCGGCATCATGATCATGGCGGCGCCGCCCCAGCTCGCGATCATCGGGACGCTCATGGTCGTGACTGCAGTGACGATCTCGTTGCTCTCGGTCTGGGGTG from Halobacteria archaeon AArc-dxtr1 harbors:
- a CDS encoding M14 family zinc carboxypeptidase translates to MNVKFETYDENGTPPSEYDSYGMFRLDGVAGQTVNFVWDNVDDIRDDRVPSDYNLLWTTDVDDPDSWQRFEDSPPIWSKSFGPDENTVYVLIWPSLNYQNTVDYAQKLDEHDEVTLDVIGQSQEGRDVYRMAISDPEVPDSDKLKFPIFSRIHPGESLISYTFEGMVDYILDVFQDPDIEFEEDYNFLCYPHLHPDGMYHGWDRYDADERDFNRVWEEETPPAPIDDIRSDIEDMPGEPDWLVDLHCATHTDQDAALYHPDAPNADEMDIIEAVADKSLSMSDTKAWDTEGGTTTWWYEKHGRPGVLSETWTYYDYELDELREEGENFMKELTTTVDS